A single Chryseobacterium sp. DNA region contains:
- a CDS encoding S9 family peptidase produces the protein MKKIYLGLLVMSASTFQSQQFPDMKAPVAEKQEHIREIHGDKVNDPYYWMIDYFKKGKDSTKVVDYLKAENSYWEGMMKDTEPFREKLFQEMKARIKEKDESVPVFKDGYYYYSRTETGKQYFKYCRKKGSLTAPEEILLDIDQLAEGHPYYAASGFSISPDNNKMIYGVDDVSRRQYKLFLKDLSTGKTTELGIKNTTGSAAWANDNKTIFYTSKNPETLLTEKIFRHTLGTDSSKDVLVYEEKDKTNYIGVSKSKNQKFIMIDSQATTSSETRYLDANDPNGTFKVFQPRIKDVLYDVTPLEDKFLITTNKDALNFKVVETPLNKTGIENWKDFVPHRKDVLMQGITEFKNYLVFNERQNGLSQLVIYDRKTGKKESLKFDEPAYTVYSSGNPEYNTDNFRFGYTSMITPNSQYEQDLKTGKRTLLKQQEVLGGYNKDNYTTERLFATAKDATQIPISVVYKKGFRRDGSSPLLLYAYGSYGSSMDATFNSNRLSLLDRGFAYAIAHIRGGQEMGRQWYEDGKMMKKKNTFTDFIDAGEYLVKEKYTSPKHLYAQGGSAGGLLMGAIANMSPNLWNGVISQVPFVDVVNTMLDTSIPLTTNEYDEWGNPNHKEAYFYMKSYSPYENIEKKNYPNLLVTTGLHDSQVQYFEPAKWVAKLRDMKTDKNVLLLKTDMDYGHGGASGRFDYLKDIALVYAFMFKLEGINK, from the coding sequence ATGAAAAAAATTTATTTAGGATTATTAGTAATGAGTGCATCTACATTTCAGTCTCAGCAATTTCCGGATATGAAAGCTCCTGTAGCAGAAAAACAGGAACATATCAGAGAAATCCATGGTGATAAGGTTAATGACCCTTATTACTGGATGATTGATTATTTTAAAAAAGGAAAAGATTCTACCAAAGTTGTTGACTATCTGAAGGCCGAAAACAGCTACTGGGAAGGCATGATGAAAGATACTGAACCTTTCAGGGAAAAGCTGTTCCAGGAAATGAAAGCCAGAATCAAGGAAAAGGATGAATCTGTACCTGTTTTTAAAGACGGATATTACTATTACAGCCGTACAGAGACCGGAAAGCAATATTTTAAATACTGCAGAAAAAAAGGCAGCCTTACCGCTCCTGAAGAAATTCTACTGGATATAGACCAGCTTGCTGAGGGACATCCCTATTATGCTGCTTCAGGCTTCAGCATCAGTCCGGACAACAATAAGATGATCTATGGTGTGGATGATGTTTCCAGAAGACAGTATAAATTATTTTTAAAGGATTTATCCACCGGAAAAACAACGGAACTCGGAATTAAAAATACAACGGGTTCAGCCGCATGGGCCAATGATAATAAAACCATCTTCTATACTTCAAAAAATCCTGAAACTCTTTTAACGGAAAAAATTTTCAGACATACCTTGGGAACAGATTCTTCCAAAGATGTTCTGGTATATGAAGAGAAAGATAAAACCAACTATATTGGAGTCAGCAAATCTAAGAATCAAAAATTCATTATGATTGATTCCCAGGCTACAACTTCTTCCGAGACCAGATATCTGGATGCAAATGATCCTAACGGCACTTTTAAAGTCTTTCAGCCCAGAATCAAGGATGTTCTGTATGATGTGACTCCTTTGGAAGACAAGTTTCTGATCACGACGAATAAAGATGCGCTAAACTTTAAAGTGGTAGAAACCCCTTTAAACAAAACCGGTATTGAAAACTGGAAAGACTTTGTACCGCACAGAAAAGATGTTCTGATGCAGGGAATTACTGAGTTTAAAAACTATCTTGTTTTCAACGAAAGACAGAACGGGCTTTCCCAGCTCGTCATCTACGACAGAAAAACCGGAAAAAAAGAATCTCTGAAGTTTGATGAACCGGCATATACTGTGTATTCATCGGGTAATCCTGAATACAATACGGATAATTTCCGTTTCGGTTATACTTCGATGATCACACCGAACTCTCAGTATGAACAAGACTTAAAAACCGGAAAAAGAACTTTATTAAAGCAGCAGGAAGTTCTGGGCGGCTACAATAAAGATAACTATACTACCGAAAGACTTTTTGCGACAGCAAAGGACGCTACTCAAATCCCGATCTCTGTTGTTTATAAAAAAGGATTCAGGAGAGACGGAAGCAGTCCGCTGCTGCTGTATGCTTACGGTTCTTACGGAAGCTCAATGGATGCTACTTTCAACAGCAACAGGCTCAGTCTTTTAGACAGAGGTTTTGCCTATGCCATTGCCCACATCCGCGGAGGCCAGGAAATGGGAAGACAGTGGTATGAAGACGGGAAAATGATGAAAAAGAAAAATACATTTACCGATTTCATTGATGCCGGAGAATATTTAGTGAAAGAAAAATATACCTCACCAAAACATTTGTATGCACAAGGCGGAAGCGCCGGAGGACTTTTAATGGGAGCTATCGCCAATATGAGCCCTAACTTATGGAACGGAGTCATCTCGCAGGTTCCGTTTGTAGATGTTGTCAATACAATGCTTGATACCAGTATTCCGCTAACAACCAATGAGTATGACGAATGGGGCAATCCTAACCATAAGGAGGCTTATTTCTATATGAAATCTTACTCTCCGTATGAAAATATAGAAAAGAAAAACTATCCTAATTTATTGGTAACAACAGGTCTTCATGATTCTCAGGTACAATATTTTGAGCCGGCTAAATGGGTGGCTAAGCTGAGAGATATGAAAACAGATAAGAATGTATTATTATTAAAAACAGATATGGATTACGGCCATGGCGGTGCTTCGGGAAGATTTGATTATCTGAAGGATATTGCTTTGGTGTATGCCTTTATGTTTAAACTGGAAGGAATTAACAAGTAA
- a CDS encoding TerB family tellurite resistance protein — protein MQKSNKSIAGYHLLMILSSIDGEFAPEEGMLVQQYLADEFPFRMNLDNELETLALLQPEEWKDHFEFHARCFLDDSTEDERVKFVQFAKSLIKADNKVTEEEHTFYILLKKLWGLA, from the coding sequence ATGCAAAAATCAAATAAATCTATCGCCGGTTATCATTTATTAATGATCCTTTCTTCTATAGACGGAGAATTTGCTCCTGAGGAAGGAATGCTGGTACAGCAATATTTAGCGGATGAGTTTCCATTCAGAATGAACCTTGACAATGAGCTTGAAACCCTGGCTCTTTTACAGCCTGAAGAATGGAAAGATCACTTTGAGTTTCATGCACGATGTTTCCTAGATGATTCTACAGAAGATGAGCGTGTCAAATTTGTTCAATTCGCAAAATCATTGATCAAAGCAGACAATAAGGTAACCGAAGAAGAACATACGTTTTATATTCTTCTGAAAAAACTTTGGGGATTAGCATAA
- a CDS encoding DUF6058 family natural product biosynthesis protein, with amino-acid sequence MDQNFNYINDHYITEEELCSLTDITKDELAALIQNQLVPQPSYVITRSIKITSPLNDKFQSEITEKYFSKNCISLIKKNKDLQDTHQYKEEFKEKFIQNLTEHPDKNFAYGNIFKDSIPDPEKLNEAFESEWSAYCDGIYGICTLNSTEEEIVKKEIAVKKLIQFNTLFSKQMLAPVELAELMKLNEEFNEVAQKFAPYQRSSSSRGKYLDQILENNNLNYLVKKY; translated from the coding sequence ATGGACCAGAATTTCAATTATATTAATGATCATTATATTACAGAAGAGGAATTGTGTAGTCTAACAGATATTACGAAAGACGAACTGGCAGCCCTTATTCAAAATCAACTGGTACCCCAGCCTTCTTATGTTATTACCCGAAGTATTAAAATTACATCACCTCTTAATGATAAATTTCAAAGTGAAATTACAGAAAAGTACTTCAGTAAAAATTGTATTTCCCTGATTAAAAAGAATAAAGACCTGCAGGATACGCATCAGTATAAAGAAGAATTCAAAGAAAAATTCATTCAAAATCTGACGGAACATCCTGATAAAAATTTTGCTTATGGTAATATTTTCAAAGACAGCATTCCTGATCCTGAAAAATTAAACGAAGCATTTGAAAGTGAATGGTCTGCCTATTGTGATGGAATATATGGGATTTGTACCCTGAACTCCACTGAAGAGGAAATTGTAAAAAAAGAAATCGCAGTTAAAAAATTAATACAGTTCAACACTCTGTTTTCTAAACAAATGCTCGCGCCAGTTGAACTGGCCGAATTGATGAAGTTGAATGAGGAATTCAATGAAGTGGCACAGAAATTTGCCCCTTATCAAAGGAGCTCCAGCAGCAGGGGTAAATACCTTGATCAAATTTTAGAAAATAATAATTTAAATTATTTAGTAAAAAAATATTAA
- a CDS encoding BT_3928 family protein yields the protein MIKGLLRFIIAVIFILSGFVKAVDLVGFSFKMEEYFSPAVFNMPFFEKFALLFSIIVVVLELFLGFMLLLKLKLKFTLSALIALCVFFGFLTFYSAYFNVVTDCGCFGDAIKFTPWQSFFKDVALLLGLIILFLLYRKEFRKKEAYSSTPKESSGKFKYYLLGAFALVMIYIMAQGIMHEPIIDFRDYKIGTDIKGEKEKINKNPSEYKTFYSLKNQKTGEVLKVNQDDYIKETKYWAEGSSWKIEEGKNESVLVKEGYKSEIVKFKIEDPTGMELTEEIIKAPKAILVFSYHPKEVPADLLQKVEAKVNAQKGALIYGVSTDQNTFKTIKNTMMDGTAIKTIARSNPFVLILENGKIVDKQPAKDYIN from the coding sequence ATGATCAAAGGTTTATTACGCTTTATTATTGCTGTCATTTTTATCCTTTCAGGATTTGTAAAAGCTGTGGATCTGGTAGGATTCTCTTTCAAAATGGAAGAATATTTTTCTCCCGCTGTTTTCAACATGCCGTTTTTTGAAAAATTCGCCCTGCTGTTTTCTATTATAGTCGTTGTACTGGAACTTTTCCTTGGATTTATGCTTCTGCTGAAATTAAAGCTTAAATTTACCTTGTCCGCATTAATAGCACTTTGTGTGTTCTTTGGATTCCTTACATTTTATTCCGCTTATTTCAATGTCGTGACAGACTGTGGCTGCTTTGGAGATGCGATCAAATTTACCCCTTGGCAAAGTTTCTTTAAAGATGTTGCCCTTTTGCTGGGACTGATCATTTTATTTTTGCTTTACAGAAAAGAATTCAGAAAAAAAGAGGCTTACAGCAGTACCCCAAAAGAATCTTCGGGTAAATTTAAATATTACCTGTTAGGGGCTTTTGCTCTGGTAATGATCTACATTATGGCACAGGGAATTATGCATGAACCGATCATTGATTTCCGGGATTATAAAATCGGAACGGATATTAAAGGAGAAAAAGAAAAAATCAACAAAAACCCTTCTGAATACAAGACTTTTTATTCTCTTAAAAATCAGAAAACCGGAGAAGTTTTAAAGGTCAACCAAGATGATTATATCAAAGAAACCAAGTACTGGGCAGAAGGTTCTTCATGGAAAATAGAGGAAGGAAAAAATGAATCTGTCCTGGTAAAGGAAGGATATAAATCTGAGATCGTTAAATTCAAAATCGAGGATCCTACGGGAATGGAGCTTACTGAAGAGATCATTAAGGCTCCCAAAGCCATTTTGGTATTCTCTTACCATCCAAAAGAGGTCCCAGCTGATCTGCTTCAAAAAGTGGAAGCTAAAGTAAATGCTCAAAAAGGGGCTCTGATCTATGGCGTTTCTACTGATCAGAATACATTTAAAACCATTAAAAATACGATGATGGACGGAACTGCCATCAAAACCATTGCAAGAAGCAATCCTTTTGTATTGATTCTTGAAAACGGAAAAATTGTAGATAAACAGCCTGCCAAAGATTATATTAACTAA
- a CDS encoding DUF1599 domain-containing protein, with the protein MLKTSVQFEKIISQCRDLFSKKLQDYGAAWRVLRPSSITDQIYIKVNRIRTLQMTDKKMVDESEEEEFIAIVNYSIIGLIQLEKGLSNDFNENKEEILGLYDQYANEAKALMERKNHDYGEAWRDMRISSITDLIYQKVLRTKQIEDNQGKTIVSEGLDANYFDMLNYAVFCLIKFSEKENQFEPKTI; encoded by the coding sequence ATGCTAAAAACATCAGTACAATTCGAGAAAATTATCAGTCAGTGCCGTGATCTTTTCAGTAAAAAATTACAGGATTATGGTGCAGCATGGAGGGTTTTGAGACCGAGTTCCATTACGGATCAGATTTATATCAAAGTCAACAGAATCCGTACGCTTCAGATGACTGATAAAAAAATGGTAGATGAAAGTGAGGAAGAGGAATTTATCGCAATTGTCAACTATTCTATTATAGGCCTTATCCAGCTTGAGAAAGGTCTTTCCAATGATTTTAATGAAAATAAAGAAGAAATTCTGGGTCTGTATGATCAATATGCCAATGAAGCCAAAGCGCTGATGGAAAGAAAAAACCATGACTATGGCGAGGCCTGGAGAGATATGAGAATCTCTTCAATCACAGATCTTATCTACCAGAAAGTACTGAGAACCAAGCAAATTGAAGACAACCAAGGGAAAACAATTGTTTCTGAAGGGCTTGATGCCAACTACTTCGACATGCTGAACTATGCTGTTTTCTGTCTTATCAAATTCTCTGAAAAAGAAAATCAATTCGAACCCAAAACTATTTAA
- the folP gene encoding dihydropteroate synthase, with translation MGILNLTPDSFSDGGKFNNEKQALVHAGKLLAEGAEIIDIGPQSTRPNAEFLTSEEEIGRIGNIISQIKKEFPEALISLDTFYAETVKFGFNEGIDMINDISGGQYDDKMFDTAAETRLPYILMHVNPSYKTMHDKIRFEDITLEVNRYFSEKVSKLLEKGVNDVILDPGFGFGKTVDDQMKMINEVEYLGWGRFPLLIGISRKSFIYKPLGKSPLDINEETQKLHLKVLEQGAKILRVHEVAEAKETLMQFLRKK, from the coding sequence ATGGGAATCCTAAACCTAACTCCCGATTCTTTTTCTGACGGAGGAAAGTTCAATAATGAGAAGCAAGCATTGGTACATGCCGGAAAATTGTTGGCGGAAGGGGCAGAAATCATTGATATTGGTCCGCAGTCAACACGCCCGAATGCTGAGTTTCTAACGAGTGAAGAAGAGATCGGAAGGATAGGAAATATAATTTCTCAGATCAAAAAAGAATTTCCTGAAGCATTGATTTCCCTGGATACTTTTTATGCTGAAACCGTAAAGTTTGGTTTTAATGAAGGAATTGATATGATCAATGATATTTCGGGAGGTCAGTATGATGATAAAATGTTTGATACAGCCGCTGAAACAAGGCTTCCTTACATCTTAATGCATGTCAATCCGTCATACAAAACCATGCATGATAAAATCAGGTTTGAAGACATTACACTGGAAGTCAACCGATATTTTTCTGAAAAGGTCAGTAAGCTCTTAGAAAAAGGGGTGAATGATGTGATTCTTGACCCTGGTTTTGGTTTTGGAAAAACGGTGGATGACCAGATGAAAATGATCAATGAGGTTGAATACCTTGGATGGGGAAGATTTCCCCTGTTAATAGGCATTTCCAGAAAATCATTTATCTATAAGCCTCTTGGGAAATCTCCTTTGGACATCAATGAGGAAACTCAAAAACTTCACCTGAAAGTTTTGGAACAGGGAGCAAAGATTCTAAGGGTTCATGAGGTAGCTGAAGCAAAGGAAACTCTTATGCAGTTTTTACGAAAAAAATAA
- the ilvE gene encoding branched-chain-amino-acid transaminase, producing the protein MYYNDDTVIYFDGNFMKAKEAGTDLYGQSLHYGYSVFEGIKSYSTGHGTRIFKAQEHYERLRRSAELMHIPFDYSVEQLTELTYELLDRNGFSDAYIRPLVTCSPNMSLSKGQKSYLSLLAWEWNNGYLADKMKIMTSPFQRPNPKAFKVEAKVGGHYVNSILACQDAKDKGYDEALVLDENGNVAESSGANVFYEKDGVLFTPAKGSILPGITRQTVMEICNELDIPVKETFFKPEEMRGADAAFFCGTAAEIVALDSLDGVPFTRNWEDTASEKVQQAYLKLVRVLLL; encoded by the coding sequence ATGTATTACAACGACGACACGGTCATCTATTTTGATGGAAATTTCATGAAGGCAAAGGAAGCGGGAACGGATCTTTACGGACAATCGCTTCACTATGGCTATTCTGTTTTTGAAGGGATCAAATCTTACAGTACCGGCCATGGAACCAGAATTTTTAAAGCTCAGGAACACTACGAAAGGCTAAGAAGATCGGCAGAGCTGATGCATATTCCTTTTGATTATTCAGTGGAGCAGCTTACAGAGCTTACTTATGAACTTTTAGACCGCAATGGATTTTCGGATGCTTATATCCGTCCGCTGGTTACCTGTTCCCCCAATATGTCTCTTTCAAAAGGGCAAAAATCTTATCTGTCCCTGCTGGCCTGGGAATGGAATAACGGGTATCTGGCAGACAAAATGAAAATTATGACTTCCCCTTTTCAACGGCCTAATCCTAAGGCTTTTAAAGTTGAAGCCAAAGTAGGAGGGCATTATGTGAACTCTATACTGGCTTGCCAGGATGCCAAGGATAAAGGCTATGACGAAGCGCTGGTATTGGATGAAAACGGAAATGTTGCCGAGAGCTCGGGAGCCAATGTTTTCTACGAAAAAGACGGAGTGCTGTTCACCCCGGCCAAAGGAAGTATTCTTCCGGGAATCACAAGACAAACGGTTATGGAGATCTGTAATGAACTTGATATTCCTGTAAAAGAAACATTTTTTAAACCAGAAGAAATGCGTGGCGCGGATGCCGCTTTTTTCTGTGGTACAGCTGCAGAAATCGTCGCTCTGGATTCACTGGATGGTGTTCCTTTTACCAGAAACTGGGAAGATACCGCAAGTGAAAAAGTACAGCAGGCCTATTTGAAACTTGTAAGAGTTCTGTTATTGTAA
- the ilvD gene encoding dihydroxy-acid dehydratase: MQDNMLNKYSKTFTQNSEQPAAKAMLYGIGFTEEDMHKAQVGIASMGYDGNTCNMHLNDLARMVKKGTWDHGLAGLIFNTIGVSDGMSNGTDGMRYSLVSRDVIADSIEAICGAQYYDGLIALPGCDKNMPGTIMAMGRLNRPSIMVYGGTIAPGCYKGEPLNIVSAFEALGKKIAGEISEEDFDGVVKNSCPGAGACGGMYTANTMASAIEALGMSLPYSSSNPALSDEKKKECHEAGKYLKILLEKDIKPSDIMTRKAFENALRLIVILGGSTNAVLHFIAMAKSVGVALTQDDFQKMSDCTPVLADLKPSGKYLMQDLHDHGGIPAVMKYLLEQGLLHGDCLTVTGKTLAENLENVQGLDFSRQKIIKPLSEPVKATGHLRILYGNLAEKGSVAKITGKEGERFIGKARVFDGEKNLIKGIKDGTVQHGDVIVIRNEGPKGAPGMPEMLKPTSALIGAGLGNSVALITDGRFSGGTHGFVVGHITPEAYEGGLIAFVKDNDLIEIDAVNNTIQLKVSDEEIERRKQGWKKPPLAVQKGLLYKYALTVSSAAEGCVTDEISQ, translated from the coding sequence ATGCAGGATAATATGTTAAATAAATATTCAAAAACATTCACACAAAACAGTGAACAGCCCGCCGCAAAAGCAATGTTGTACGGGATAGGCTTTACAGAAGAAGATATGCACAAGGCCCAGGTCGGAATTGCCAGTATGGGCTATGACGGAAATACCTGTAATATGCACCTCAACGACCTCGCGAGAATGGTAAAGAAAGGAACCTGGGATCACGGGTTGGCAGGACTGATATTTAACACGATAGGAGTAAGTGACGGGATGAGTAACGGTACAGATGGAATGCGTTATTCACTGGTAAGCCGTGATGTCATTGCCGACAGTATTGAAGCGATCTGCGGAGCACAGTATTATGACGGACTGATTGCACTGCCGGGCTGTGACAAAAATATGCCGGGAACCATTATGGCGATGGGAAGGCTGAACAGGCCGTCGATTATGGTGTATGGCGGTACTATAGCTCCCGGATGTTATAAAGGGGAACCGCTTAATATTGTTTCTGCATTTGAGGCCCTGGGTAAAAAAATTGCCGGAGAGATCTCCGAAGAAGACTTTGATGGAGTCGTTAAAAACTCTTGTCCCGGAGCAGGAGCCTGTGGCGGAATGTATACAGCCAATACTATGGCCTCTGCCATAGAGGCATTAGGAATGAGCCTTCCGTATTCTTCCTCCAATCCCGCTTTGAGTGATGAGAAAAAGAAGGAGTGCCATGAAGCAGGAAAGTATCTGAAGATATTGCTGGAAAAGGATATTAAGCCTTCGGATATTATGACCCGTAAAGCTTTTGAAAATGCACTCCGTCTTATTGTTATCCTTGGAGGAAGTACAAATGCTGTACTGCATTTTATAGCGATGGCCAAAAGTGTAGGGGTAGCTCTTACTCAGGATGACTTTCAAAAGATGAGTGACTGTACGCCGGTGCTCGCAGACCTTAAGCCCAGTGGGAAATACCTGATGCAGGATTTGCATGATCATGGAGGCATACCTGCAGTAATGAAATATTTGTTGGAACAGGGGCTGCTGCATGGTGACTGCCTTACGGTTACGGGAAAAACACTGGCTGAAAATCTGGAAAATGTTCAGGGATTGGATTTTAGCAGACAGAAAATTATAAAGCCTTTATCGGAACCGGTAAAAGCTACAGGCCATTTGAGAATACTGTATGGCAACCTTGCTGAAAAGGGAAGTGTTGCAAAGATCACCGGCAAAGAAGGAGAACGTTTTATAGGAAAAGCAAGGGTATTTGATGGCGAGAAAAACCTCATCAAAGGAATTAAAGACGGAACGGTACAACACGGCGATGTTATTGTCATTCGTAATGAAGGGCCTAAAGGAGCTCCGGGAATGCCGGAAATGCTGAAACCTACAAGTGCCTTGATTGGAGCCGGCCTGGGAAACAGTGTGGCTTTGATTACAGATGGTCGGTTTAGTGGGGGAACACATGGTTTTGTAGTGGGACATATTACCCCCGAAGCCTATGAAGGAGGCCTGATTGCTTTTGTAAAAGATAATGATCTTATCGAAATAGATGCCGTGAATAATACCATACAGCTTAAGGTTTCAGACGAAGAGATTGAAAGAAGAAAACAAGGATGGAAAAAACCACCCCTTGCAGTACAGAAAGGATTGCTTTACAAATATGCACTAACCGTATCATCAGCTGCTGAAGGCTGCGTAACGGACGAAATCTCACAATAA
- the ilvB gene encoding biosynthetic-type acetolactate synthase large subunit: MKDFNLSKGTELSGSRIILEAFLQEGVKTVFGYPGGAIIPIYDALYDYQGKLEHILVRHEQAAVHAAQGLARVSGDVGVVLATSGPGATNLVTGLADALLDNTPVVCITGQVFEHLLGTDAFQEIDVMNITSAVTKWNYQVTDANELPEVLAKAFYIARSGRPGPVLIDVTKNAQLQTALYKGYSSCYSLRSYKPDPVPSMENIEKAAALINEAKKPLIIAGQGIMLGKAEKEFLQFAEKSGIPVAWTVLGMSAIPTDHPQAVGMVGMHGNYGPNILSNECDVLIAVGMRFDDRVTGRLDQYAKQAKIIHLDIDKAEINKNVKVDVPVLGNCKQTLPLLTERIGNNEHPEWHTRFKDCFKIESTQLINHELYPEEGEITMGEVIRRLNEITGGEAVIVTDVGQHQMAACRYSHFKNSRTNITSGGLGTMGFCLPAAVGASYAERKRPIIAIMGDGGAQMNIQELGTIMQYRPHVKILILNNCYLGMVRQWQELFHEERYSSVDIQSPDFVQVAKGYGIPGNKVAHREDLENALHEMLDHKGAFLLEVMTGKEHNVFPMIPQGKSVSEIVLNNKF; this comes from the coding sequence ATGAAGGATTTTAATTTATCGAAAGGAACAGAACTTAGCGGAAGTCGGATCATACTTGAAGCGTTTCTTCAGGAAGGAGTAAAAACGGTTTTCGGATATCCGGGAGGTGCCATCATCCCTATTTATGATGCCCTTTATGATTATCAGGGAAAACTGGAACATATTCTGGTACGCCATGAGCAGGCAGCAGTGCATGCGGCGCAGGGCCTTGCAAGAGTCTCAGGAGATGTAGGGGTCGTATTGGCTACCAGCGGACCGGGAGCGACCAATCTTGTCACAGGATTAGCAGATGCTTTATTGGATAATACGCCTGTTGTCTGCATTACAGGACAGGTCTTTGAGCATCTTCTGGGAACTGATGCTTTTCAGGAAATTGATGTGATGAACATCACAAGCGCTGTTACCAAATGGAATTATCAGGTAACCGATGCCAACGAACTCCCGGAAGTACTGGCTAAGGCATTTTATATTGCAAGATCAGGACGCCCGGGACCGGTACTGATTGACGTTACAAAAAATGCCCAACTGCAGACTGCCCTCTATAAAGGCTATTCATCATGTTATTCATTGAGAAGCTATAAACCGGACCCTGTTCCCTCCATGGAAAATATAGAAAAAGCGGCAGCGCTCATTAATGAAGCAAAGAAGCCGCTTATAATTGCAGGACAGGGGATTATGCTGGGGAAAGCAGAAAAAGAATTTCTGCAGTTTGCCGAAAAATCCGGAATTCCGGTTGCCTGGACTGTATTGGGAATGAGTGCGATCCCCACAGATCACCCTCAGGCCGTAGGGATGGTGGGCATGCACGGAAACTACGGCCCAAACATACTCTCCAACGAATGTGATGTCCTTATTGCTGTCGGGATGCGCTTTGACGACCGTGTTACAGGAAGATTGGACCAGTATGCAAAACAGGCAAAAATCATCCATCTGGATATTGATAAAGCAGAAATCAATAAAAATGTAAAAGTGGATGTACCGGTTCTTGGAAACTGTAAGCAGACGCTGCCACTCCTTACAGAAAGGATTGGAAACAATGAACATCCGGAATGGCATACAAGGTTTAAAGATTGTTTTAAAATTGAAAGTACCCAACTGATCAATCATGAATTGTATCCTGAAGAAGGCGAAATTACAATGGGAGAGGTCATTCGCCGTCTCAATGAGATAACAGGAGGAGAGGCCGTGATTGTAACAGATGTGGGGCAGCATCAGATGGCTGCATGCCGGTATTCACATTTTAAGAATTCCCGTACCAATATCACAAGTGGCGGATTGGGAACCATGGGATTCTGTCTTCCTGCTGCTGTAGGGGCTTCGTATGCAGAACGTAAACGTCCAATCATTGCCATCATGGGAGATGGAGGCGCTCAGATGAATATTCAGGAGCTGGGAACCATTATGCAGTACCGGCCTCATGTTAAAATCCTGATCCTTAATAACTGTTACCTGGGGATGGTAAGGCAATGGCAGGAGCTGTTTCACGAGGAACGGTATTCTTCCGTAGATATTCAGAGTCCCGATTTTGTACAGGTGGCAAAAGGATATGGTATTCCGGGAAATAAAGTGGCTCATAGAGAAGACCTGGAAAATGCACTCCATGAAATGCTTGATCATAAAGGAGCTTTTCTTCTTGAGGTCATGACAGGAAAGGAACACAATGTATTTCCGATGATTCCACAGGGAAAAAGTGTTTCTGAAATTGTATTGAATAATAAGTTTTAA
- a CDS encoding ACT domain-containing protein yields MKPEYKEYTIIAYTEDYLGLIGRINAIFSRRRISIVNFNVGPSEIENIKKFVIVIRETEESVQKISQQMEKQVDVLEVHYHRNPHLTVIEYAS; encoded by the coding sequence ATGAAACCAGAATATAAAGAATATACCATAATCGCCTACACAGAAGACTATTTAGGGCTGATAGGCCGGATCAATGCGATTTTTTCAAGGAGAAGGATTTCCATAGTCAACTTCAATGTAGGACCTTCTGAAATTGAAAACATCAAAAAGTTTGTCATTGTTATCAGGGAAACGGAAGAATCAGTTCAGAAGATCAGCCAGCAAATGGAAAAACAGGTAGATGTACTGGAAGTTCATTACCACAGGAATCCACATTTAACGGTAATAGAATATGCAAGCTAA